The Cytophagales bacterium genomic interval GTAAATTATAGCTGGTCGCCTGGCATAGGATTAAACAGCGACACTGTTTTTAACCCTTTTGCCAGCCCTGATACAACGACAACTTATATGGTAACAGTAACAGACAGCAATAGCTGCCCGGCTTTAGATTCTGTAACTGTTACGGTTTTTACGCTGCCTATTGCAACAGCGCAACCAGATACGGCAATTTGTAATGGCGATAGCGCTCAACTCAATGCTACCGGAGGAGCTAATTATAGCTGGTACCCAGGTTTGGGATTAAGTAATGATAGCGTTTTTGATCCTTTAGCTGGCCCCGATACGACAACCACCTATATTGTAACAATAACGGATACAAACGGCTGCCAGGCTAAAGATTCAGTCACCGTTACTATAAAGAATTTACCGGCAGCCAATGCAGGGATAGACCGGGAGATCTGTGCAGGAGATAGCATTCAATTAGCTGCCGGTGGCGGGGCTGTTTACAATTGGTGGCCGTCTGCAGGCTTAAGCGATACTGCTATTGCTGATCCGGTGGCAAATCCCCTGACAACGACTACTTACTATGTGATCGTGACCGATACAAACACAGCTTGTTCTGCCATTGATTCCATGACTCTTATGGTAAATCCTTTACCTAATGTAACAGCAAACGCAGACCCGGACACAACAATTTGCCTGGGCGGGAGTGTTAAGCTGGTTGCAACCGGTGGTGGAGCGTATTCCTGGAGCCCTGCAACGGCTTTAAGCTGCACTACTTGTTTAAGCCCGGTAGCTGCCCCAGTCACAACAACCACCTATTATATAAATATCCAGGATGGAAATGGCTGCGTAGGCTCAGATTCAGTAACCATAATTGTTACAAATGCCTTCACTACAACGATTTCTCCAACACCAGAAAGCTGTGCGGGCAATAAAGATGGCACAGCAGATTTAACTGTTTCAGGCGGAACACCACCATTACAATACATTTGGTCTAATGGCGATAGCACGGAAGATATCACAGGTCTTGCAGCCGGTATTTACGTAGTGATGATAACCGATTCCAATGGATGTCAGAGACAGGATTCTGTTGTTATAACGGTATCTATGGTACTCGCTTCAGCAGGAAAAGATACAACCATCACTAAAGGAGATAGTATAATATTGCAGGCAAGCGGAGGCAAATTATATCTGTGGAGTCCGGGTACTGGATTAAGTGATACTACAATAGCCAATCCTGTTGCAAAGCCGGATGAAACAACTACCTATTATGTAACAGTTACAGATAGTAATGGATGTACGGGAGTAGATTCAGTGACCATTATTGTTATAGATATTACAGAAAAACAACTGTTTATCCCCAACGCGTTCACTCCAAACGGGGATGGAGAGAATGATGTTTTTCGTATAACAGGCAAAGGTATAAAAAGCATCTATTTAATAGTCTATAACCGTTGGGGGGATAACGTTTTTGAAACCCGTATTGTGGATGAGGCTATGAATGCAGGATGGGATGGAAAGCACAATGGGGAAGAACAGGGTATGGCTGTGTTTGTTTATTATCTGGAAGTGCAATTTGAGGATAGGACATCGGATATTAGAAAAGGGGATGTAACGTTGATTAGATAAATTGTCCGATTGTTATTAAAGATATAATTTTTTTATTAATTTGGAGCAAAAATTCAGCATGAAAAAATTGATCATAAATAAGCCCTTTGTATTCAGCGCCTTGTTGTCGCTTATTCCGTTATTGGGTAGCAGCCAAACGATTTTGTGGACAGAAGATTTTGAAAGCGGAGGGGGCAATTGGACTATGAACACAACAGATTTGAGTTCTACGAGTACTGGCTATAATTATTGGATTCTGAATAATGCCTTTGCTGCTGGAAATACCAATGTATCTTTCTCTTTTGCCTCTTGTGCAGATCTTGGCTGTATATCTGTAGGAATTAACGCTACACCTGACCAAACCGTAGGTATTACCGGTTTCCCTCAAAGTACCTATATGCATATCATATATGACCCTACTGTATTGGGTTGTTTTCCAGGTACGGCCCAGAATGCTCATTATTTAATTTCAGACCCTGCACTTGTTGTTTGCCCTACACCACCCGAAAATTATTTTACTAAAATGAATATTGGTATGAGTACAACTGGTCAAACAAATGTAAGTGTAAATTTTTGGTGGGTTGGTGTTACAGTTAACGTGGCTTTTGGGGAATTTTATTATAGCATTGATGGAGGGGTTAGCTGGATACTGGGATTGACCTCTCTGTTTAATCAAGCAACATGGATACAGGAAACGGTTACATTAACTGATTTTGATAATCAACCGGATTTAAGATTTGCATTTAGATTTGTGAATGGAAGTGATGCAGCGCAAGCAGGTGCAGAGCCAGCTTTTTCAGTTGACCAAATAGAGGTGACAATACCTACCGTTGTTGCCCCACCGGTAGCAAGTTTTGCAGCTAGCGATACCATGATCTGCGAAGGAACATGCATCAGCTTCACTGACTCCAGTACAAATACACCTACAAGCTGGGAGTGGTCATTTCCCGGAGCTACACCCGACACATCCAATGATCAAAACCCGGTAAGTATTTGTTANNNNNNNNNNNNNNNNNNNNNNNNNNNNNNNNNNNNNNNNNNNNNNNNNNNNNNNNNNNNNNNNNNNNNNNNNNNNNNNNNNNNNNNNNNNNNNNNNNNNCGCAGCAGGGTGTGTAACTTTGACGATCACAACAAATAACCCGGCAGGTCCATGCCCCGCAGTTTCAGATTCTATGGCACTATGCTTTTTTTCCTGTGCGGCTCCTGTTGCCGATTTTACTGCGAGTGATACAACAATATGCGACAGCACTTGTATCAATTTTTCTGATTTAAGCACAAATAACCCTACAAGCTGGGAGTGGTCATTTCCCGGAGCTACACCCGACACATCCAATGATCAAAACCCGGTAAGTATTTGTTATTCCGCACCGGGAAATTATACCGTAACCTTGGTTGCCACCAATGGCAGCGGCTCGGATGATACTACCATGACCAACTATATCATTGTTGACACGGCATCTACCGCCTATGCAGGACCGGATACCAATATCTGTGACACCGGTTCATATACAATAACAGGGGCAACCATAGGCGGAAGTGCAACAAGCTTATTATGGACAACTTCAGGGAATGGCACCTTTGATGATTCAACCTTATTAGCTGCAATCTACACACCTTCAGCAGCTGACACCGCAGCAGGGTGTGTAACTTTGACGATCACAACAAATAACCCGGCAGGTCCATGCCCCGCAGTTTCAGATTCTATGGTGCTATGCTTTTATTCATGTGCTGCACCCGTTGCAGATTTTTCATCAAGCGATACAATATTTTGTGAAGGTGCCTGCATTGACTTTACCGATTTAAGTATGAATGCAACCGGTTGGATGTGGTATTTTCCAGGGGGAACACCCGATACTTCTACTGCACAAAATCCAACAGGTATCTGTTTTGATAGTGTCGGAACTTACACCAACTCTCTGGTGGCAACCAATGCAAACGGGCAGGATTCTATTGCGAAGATTATAGTTGTTGATTCATGCCCACCGCCTGTTGCAAATTTTTCATCGAGCGATACTACATTTTGTGTAGGTGCCTGTATTGATTTTAGCGATTTAAGCTCCAATACTCCTACGAGTTGGGCTTGGTCCTTTCCCGGTGCCGTACCTTCTTCAGATACCCTAAAAAACCCCGTAGGCATATGTTACGATACTGCCGGAACTTATGATGTAATATTAACTGTAACAAATGCAAGTGGAACAGATGACACTACATTTACGGGTTACATTACCGTTAACTCTTGCCCCGCACCAGTGGCGAATTTTACTGCAAGTGACACAGTAATATGTGAGGGAGATACTGTTAATTTTACGGCATTAAGCCCCAACACCACCACTTGGGCCTGGTTGTTTCCCGGTGGAACACCGCCAGTTTCCAATGATTCTACTTTTTCTGTTATTTACAGTTCATCCGGCACGTATAGTGTTACTTTAACGGTATCTAATGTAAACGGCTCGGATACTTTGATTCAGACGAGCTATATAACTGTAAATCCTTTACCAACGGTGAATTTAGGAGCAGATATTACATTTTGCATAGGGGATAGCGCTGTATTGGATGCTGGTGCCAGCTTTTCAAGTTATTTATGGCAGGACGGTTCTGCAAATCAAACTTTGACTACAGATACTGCTGGAATATACTTCGTTAAAGTAACCGATTTAAACGGATGTGAAGGAAATGACACAGTAATATTAACGGTCAATTCATTGCTTCCTGTAGCAAATTTTGGATATTCTGATTCAAGCTTAACTGTTACCTTTACAGATTCGTCTGTTAATGAAACTATGTGGGTATGGGATTTTGGTGATGGCAATACAGATACAGTGCAAAATCCTGTGCATACTTATGCTATTGCCGGAAGTTATAATGTATGTTTGATAGCAGGTAACGCTTGCGGTTCAGATAGTATCTGTGATTCAGTAACTGCAAAAGTTATAAAGATTCAGCTATTTATCCCCAACGCCTTCAGTCCTAACGGTGATGGAGAAAATGATGTGTTTCGTATAATAGGCAGCGGCATAACAAAGATCTATTTAGCAGTCTATGATCGCTGGGGTGTTCGGGTCTTTGAAACGGAGGATATAAAAGAAGCTATAGAGACTGGATGGGATGGAAAATACAAAAGAAAAGAGCAAGGTATGGCTGTGTTTGTTTATTATGTGAAAGTTAAATTTGTGGATGGGACATCTGATACAAAAAAAGGGGATGTAACCCTGATAAGATAATAAGAGCTAAAATTTTAAATATTTTAAATATTTTGGTGTTTTAAGTATTTTTAGTAAATTTGTGTATCTTTGTAGCAGACCAAATATTTTCATTTTAAAAAATGAATAAAAGTCTTGAAACACAAACAAAGATCCTTGAAAAAATAGAAGCAAAATGAAAAAAATAACTTTTATCAGCGCAATCTGTGTATTGATCTGCGTAACCTGTGTTAATGCTCAGGATAAGCATTTTTCACAATTCTACTATTCACCCTTAAATTTAAACCCGGCCTTGACGGGAGCTATTGAGGGCAACTTTAGAGCTATGCTGAATTACCGCAACCAATGGAGAGGTATTACATCTCCTTTTGTGACCACCTCATTTGGGGCAGATATTACATTGAGAGGAACTGAATGGGGAGAAGATTGGATTGGTTCAGGACTGGTAATCGTTCACGATAAAGCCGGTACAGGTGGATTGTCTGACTGTCGTATGATGCTTTCCGGTTCATATTTTAAGTGGCTCGACCAGTACAATTATGTTTCAGCAGGTGTTCAGGCAGGTATTGTACAACGTAAAATAGATTTTAGCTCATTTGAATTCGAAAGTGAATTTGTAAATAACAGCCCTGATCCGGGGATTACCCAAGATAAAGTCAGTTCTG includes:
- a CDS encoding T9SS type B sorting domain-containing protein; this translates as VNYSWSPGIGLNSDTVFNPFASPDTTTTYMVTVTDSNSCPALDSVTVTVFTLPIATAQPDTAICNGDSAQLNATGGANYSWYPGLGLSNDSVFDPLAGPDTTTTYIVTITDTNGCQAKDSVTVTIKNLPAANAGIDREICAGDSIQLAAGGGAVYNWWPSAGLSDTAIADPVANPLTTTTYYVIVTDTNTACSAIDSMTLMVNPLPNVTANADPDTTICLGGSVKLVATGGGAYSWSPATALSCTTCLSPVAAPVTTTTYYINIQDGNGCVGSDSVTIIVTNAFTTTISPTPESCAGNKDGTADLTVSGGTPPLQYIWSNGDSTEDITGLAAGIYVVMITDSNGCQRQDSVVITVSMVLASAGKDTTITKGDSIILQASGGKLYLWSPGTGLSDTTIANPVAKPDETTTYYVTVTDSNGCTGVDSVTIIVIDITEKQLFIPNAFTPNGDGENDVFRITGKGIKSIYLIVYNRWGDNVFETRIVDEAMNAGWDGKHNGEEQGMAVFVYYLEVQFEDRTSDIRKGDVTLIR
- a CDS encoding PKD domain-containing protein, producing MTITTNNPAGPCPAVSDSMALCFFSCAAPVADFTASDTTICDSTCINFSDLSTNNPTSWEWSFPGATPDTSNDQNPVSICYSAPGNYTVTLVATNGSGSDDTTMTNYIIVDTASTAYAGPDTNICDTGSYTITGATIGGSATSLLWTTSGNGTFDDSTLLAAIYTPSAADTAAGCVTLTITTNNPAGPCPAVSDSMVLCFYSCAAPVADFSSSDTIFCEGACIDFTDLSMNATGWMWYFPGGTPDTSTAQNPTGICFDSVGTYTNSLVATNANGQDSIAKIIVVDSCPPPVANFSSSDTTFCVGACIDFSDLSSNTPTSWAWSFPGAVPSSDTLKNPVGICYDTAGTYDVILTVTNASGTDDTTFTGYITVNSCPAPVANFTASDTVICEGDTVNFTALSPNTTTWAWLFPGGTPPVSNDSTFSVIYSSSGTYSVTLTVSNVNGSDTLIQTSYITVNPLPTVNLGADITFCIGDSAVLDAGASFSSYLWQDGSANQTLTTDTAGIYFVKVTDLNGCEGNDTVILTVNSLLPVANFGYSDSSLTVTFTDSSVNETMWVWDFGDGNTDTVQNPVHTYAIAGSYNVCLIAGNACGSDSICDSVTAKVIKIQLFIPNAFSPNGDGENDVFRIIGSGITKIYLAVYDRWGVRVFETEDIKEAIETGWDGKYKRKEQGMAVFVYYVKVKFVDGTSDTKKGDVTLIR